TGACCATCCAGGAAGCTACCACATATCCATTCAATGACGAGATCTCCTTCACCGTTTCACTGAAAAAAGCAGCCAGTTTCCCATTACAGTTACGCATTCCTGCATGGTGTAAAGAAGCTACCATTCTCCTGAATGGACAGCCGCTCCGCAAGGACACTGGTAACCAGGTGATCACCATCGACCGTAGCTGGAAGAACAACGACAAGCTGGTATTACAATTACCAATGGATATCACTACCACCGTATGGGGCAGGCATTCCCGTGCAATAGAAAGAGGACCACTGGTATATGCGCTGAAGCTGAATGAGAGATGGGAAAAGGCAACAGACGAAGTAGAAGGTGAATACTTCAGTGTATATCCTGAAGGGAAATGGAACTATGCGCTGATCAGAGACAATGTGGAAAAGCCTGCTGCTCATTTTAAAGCAGCGGTGGTAAAACAGGTGGATGATCAGTTTGTATGGAACCTGGCGCATGCTCCTGTGACGATCACTGTGCCTGCCAAATCAATTCCTTCCTGGAAAGAACTGAATGGCGTGGCATTTCAGCCACCTACCGACAGGGAAGGAATTTACAAAGGAAAAGTAGACAATACCGTAGCCGAAATTACACTGGTGCCCTATGGTTGTACCAAAGTGCGCATCGTGGCTTTCCCGGTAGTTCCATAAAATCACTTAAAAGCTAGCAACCTTGCAACGTATTTTATTTTGCCTGCTCTGCTGCCTGCCCGGTTTCCTGTCTGCACAGGTGAACTGGTCCGGTAGCTGGATCACGAATACCACAGATACCACGCTTTCGAAAGCACCTTTTTTCAGGAAAGTATTTCACACGGGTAAGCCATTGCAAAATGCAGTGGCTTACGTATCCGGCGTAGGGTATCATGTATTGTATGTAAACGGGAAACCTGTCACCGATGCAGTGCTGGAACAGGGGTATACCCGTTATGACAAAAGACTGCTGTACAATACCTACGACATTACTTCATTGCTGGCCAATGGCGACAACGTAGTAGCAGCAGAACTGGGTAATGGCTGGTATAATATCCAATCCCATGCAGTATGGGAATTTCATAAAGCTCCCTGGCGCAATACGCCCCGCATGCTCATCAACATCGTGCTCACTTACAAGGATGGCAGCAGGGAAACCATCGTTACTGATCGCAGCTGGAAATGTACCACGGGACCTAGCCAGTACAACAACCTGTACACCGGCGAGATCTATGATGCCCGGGCAGAACTGCCGGGCTGGAATAAACCGGGCTACAACGATGCCGGCTGGCAGGCCGCCCTTGAAACCAATTCTCCCGGCGGCATATTAGTACCACAGGAAATGCCGGGCATTAAAATTATCCGGCGCATCAAACCTGTGAGTGTAAAACAGGTGGATAAGGATGAATATCTCTTTGATATGGGGCAGAACTTTGCCGGCGTAGTCACCTTAAAAGTGAAAGGCGCAGCAGGCACAAAAGTGACCCTTTCTTACCGGGAAGTGCTGAAAGATGGAAAGATCGACCTTGCGCACAATACAGAACACATGCGCAGCTGGCCGGGTGAACTGCCTTTCCAGACGGATATTTATATCCTGAAAGGTGGTGGAATGGAAACATTTACACCACAGTTTACCTACCATGGTTTTCAATATGTATCAGTAAAAACTACTGCTGCTATAAAACTGGATAAGAGCTCACTGGAAGGCTTATTCTACAGCACCGCCTTTGAAGAAGCTGGTCACTTCAGCAGCTCAGATCCGATGATCAATAAGCTATACGATGCCGCCCGTCAATCATACAGGAGTAATTTCCTGAGCATCCCTACAGACTGTCCGCAGCGTGAAAAGAATGGCTGGACAGCAGATGCTCATATCTCAGCAGAGATTGGCCTGTGGAACTACAAGTCTGCATCAGGCTATCGCAAGTGGCTGAACGACATCCGGGATGCGCAGGCGCCCAATGGTGCAATACCGGGTATCGTACCTTCTAATGGCTGGGGTTCTGATAGCAGGGATTATACGTTTGGACCTGCCTGGGGAAGTGCACTGCCTATCATCACCTGGTATTTATATGTGTATGAAGGTGACACTGCTGCCATCAGGGAGAACTATGATGCGATTAAAAAATATACAGACCTGCTCACCAATGGCGCAGAGAATTATATTTTTAAAAAGGGATTGGGTGACTGGATGTCGATCGTAGAGACCCCCGTACCATTTACATCAACTGCCTGTTATTATACAGATGCGGTATTGGTATCAAAAATGGCAGGTATCCTGGGTAAGAACGAAGATGCGGCTGCTTATGCTGCATTAGCTGAAAAGATCAGTACTGCTTTCAACAAGGAGTATTATGATCCGCAAACCATGCAGTACGGTGTAACGACAGCTACCGCACTCAGTACAACCGTTTACCACAAGCTGGTGCCTGCACCGGCACTGAACAAGACAGTAGCACAACTGGCAAAGAAGATCACCGACAATCATTACCATGCAGATTTTGGGGTGCTGGGTACCAAGTATGTATTGCCATCACTGAGTGATAACGGGCATGTAGAACTGGCCATGAAAATGCTGACTGATACAGGTTATGCCGGTTGGGCACATTGGATTGCAAATGGGGCCACTACACTGTTTGAAGACTGGCCGGGCCAATACACCCACAATCATATTTTCTTTGGTGATTATTGTGCATGGTTCTACAAAACGCTTGCAGGCATTCGCCCGGATGAAACAGCACCCGGGTTCAAACATTTCTTTATTCAGCCTTCCTTTGTATCTCAGCTTACATTTGCAAAAGCTGATTATCAGTGCAGGTATGGAAAGATTGTTTCCAGCTGGAAACGTGTGGGCAAACAGGTGATCCTGGAAATGGAAGTACCACCCAATACAACAGCCACATTACGCTTAGAGGGTAAGGAAGATAAGCTCTTGCAACCCGGCAGGCATAAGCTGACTATATAAATTCTTTCGAATTTAAAGCCGGCCATTAATTCTTGCTGATGCCTCAGGCATCAGCAAGAATTAATAATCATTTAAAAATATGCGGGTAAAAAAACAGATCAGGGTTCTTCCCTTCACTAATTGTCAGGTATCCTTTATTATCTACACTGATCGTAACTCCTTCACCCTGTTTCTCCTCCACGTATGGCAACAAGGTTGCCGGTCTTGCCATGGTCACTTCAATCGCTTCATTCCCTTTACGGTGCCAGTAGTAGATATGAGCTCTATCCTTGATCACAATGTGCGCTCCGTTTTGAGAAATATCTGCTGCAGTGACCCACGTATAGGGCAAGGTCAATACTTTCTCCATCGTTACCTGCTGCTGGTCTGTAAAGTTAAAATACTGTGCAGGCACCTTATACAGGCTCACCTGTTTTTCTCTTTTACTGAGCACATAGAAACATTTTCCAACCGGGTCTACCATCAATGATTCCGCATCCCTGGGGCCATCGGGGAACTGGATATAAAGTGCATCAGCATGCACTGTTGCTTTCTCATCGGGCACTTTTAAGGGTGCGGGAAAACGGTAGATCTGCATAGGGATTTTCAGGCGCAGGTTATTCCCAATATCCGCTACATATACATAGTGCTTACCACCGGGGCCAATATTCTCAGCAATGTCTTCCCAATCCCTGTTTACAGAACCTTTCAGTTTCACACTGCTTACCAGTTGGCCATTACTATCCAGCAGGTATACTTCATTCTTTCCACCGCTGTCGTTATGTGTCCAGAAGTAACCCGGCAGGGTCGCGCTGGCTGCCAGGCCAGAGGCTTCATCCACCTTATCAGATTTCACTTTCCCTAACACCTGCGGCGTTTGTGCCATAAGTGGCAGATTTATAAGCAGTAATATCGATAGCATTCTCATACTACGATACTACGATTATTTATCTGTCCGGCCATCCATTAGCGATTCTTTCAACAAATGTTTTTTTATATTTTTAGTCCTCTCAAAAAAAAGAACGATATGCAACTAAACAGGCTGCTACTGGGTATGGCACTATTTGCCGCTCCATTTGCACGAGGACAAAGTACAAATAGCAATGTCAACTATGTAGATCCCACCATTGGTAGTGTAGGCATCATCCTGGAGCCAACCCGTCCGGCAGTACACCTGCCCAATAGTATGGTAAGGGTATTCCCGATCCGCAGAGATCAGCTGGATGACCGCATTCACACTTTCCCGCTCACGATCGCATCGCACCGGCAGGAAAGTCTCTTTGGCATGATGCCGGTTTCTGGCGACGATTATTTCGCACCCCGTGTATGGGATAGGGAGCGTACCACCCCTTATTACTACAGCACTTTCCTGGACGATGCGGACCAGGTAGAGTTTACACCAGCAGCACGCAGCGGGTATTTCAAATTTCATTTCCAGGGAAAGGAGAAGCATTATCTCCGCTTTCAGCCTTTGAATGGTAAAGGCACCATAGAAGCTACAGCCGGCAAACAGGTGATCACCGGTACTGAGCAATTCCACGACATGGCAGCTTACTTTTATGCAGAGCTGAGCACACCGGTAGTGGGTGTGCAAACTTTAGATAAAGAAGGTCAAAAGATATTGCTGGCGGAGGTGCCGGCAGAAACAGCGATTAAATACGGGGTGTCTTTTGTAAGTATTGAGCAGGCGAAAATAAACCTGCAAAAGGAGATTCCTGACTGGAACTTTGATGCACTGAAAGATAAGGCATTTAAAGCATGGGATAAGGTATTGGGCCAGATCAATGTAAAAGGCGGCACACCGGCCCAGAAGAGAGTATTCTATACTTCCCTCTACCGTTCTTATGAGCGCATGATCAACATCAACGAGTATGGCAAGTATTATAGTGCTTATGATCATAAGGTACATACCTCAGATAAGCCTTTTTACGCGGATAACTGGCTTTGGGATACCTACATTGCCCTGGAACCATTACAGACGCTTTTACACCCTGCCGCAGAGGCAGATAAGATCAGTTCTTATATCCAGATGTACGAACAGGGTGGCTGGATGCCGTCTTTTGCCCTGGTAACCGGTGATCACGCCTGTATGACGGGCAATCATGCGGCTGCATGGATGGCGGATGCCTGGTTCAAAGGGGTACATAATTTTGATGTAGCCAAAGCTTATGAGGGCTTGAAAAAGAATGCGCTGGAAGCGACACTTTTGCCCTGGAGAAATGGCCCTGGTACAGAACTGGATGCATTTTACAACAAGCATGGCTATATGCCATCCCTGAAACCGGGAGAGAAAGAGTGGGTGAGTGAGGTGCATGGTTTTGAACGCAGGCAGGCGGTAGCAGTGACGCTGGAGAATAGTTTTGATGACTGGTGTATTGCCCAACTGGCAGTACCGGCAGGTAAAAAGGAAGACGTACCGTTGTTTTTAAAGCGTGCGGCCAATTATAAGAACGTATTCCGTGCAGATAAGGGCTTTATGTGGCCCAAGGATTCTGCCGGTAACTGGATAGAGCCATTTGACCCCAAATTCTCAGGTGGTCAGGGTGGTCGTGATTATTTCACAGAGAACAATGCTTATACCTATAATTGGGATGTAAAGCATGACCTGAGGGGTTTATTTGGCCTGATGGGCGGCCGTGCGGCAGCAGAGGCAAACCTGGATCGGCTGTTCCGCGAAGGGTTGGGAAGGAGCAAATACCAGTTGTGGTATACATTCCCGGATGCAACGGGCCTGGTAGGTCAGTTTGTAATGGGGAATGAGCCGAGTTTCCATATCCCTTACCTGTACAATTACCTGGGGGCACCCTGGAAGACGCAGAAGCGCATCCGCATGCTGCTGGATACCTGGTATACAGATAACCTGTTTGGTATTCCGGGTGATGAAGATGGGGGTGGTATGACGGCGTTTGTGGTGTTTTCCATGATGGGATTCTGCCCTGTGACGCCTGGTATACCTCAGTATAATATTGGTAGCCCGGTGTTTACGCAGGTAACGATCCAATTGGAGAATGGAAAGGTGTTTACGATTAATGCGCCTAAGAGTTCAGGGGAGAATAAGTATATCCAAAGTGCGAAAATGGATGGGAAGGTGTTGAATCAGCCCTGGTTTACGCACCAGGAGGTGTTGAAAGGAGGGGTGTTGGAGCTGGAGATGGGAGCGGCCCCGAATAAGCAGTGGGGAAGTGGAGAGCAGGCGACACCACCATCTTCAATTGATTATAAATCAGGCGAATAGGAATTATTGGAGGCCATCCATGGCTTTTTGATTCATCTTTGAAGGCTATCCGTGAAGGATGGCCTTCTTTGTTCTCAGGAAATAGGTTTCATCTCCTTGGTGAATTCCTTTTTTCATGAATATTTTAAGATCATTACAGGTCTTCCAGGATCAGTTTCCCCAATTCCCTGATCGCATCTTCATTTCTTTTGTAATATGTCCACTGGCCCTGCCTGGTCACGGTAAGCAGTCCTGTTCGCTGTAAAAGCGACAAATACTCAGAGGCAGTTGATTGTGTAACTCCCATTTTGAGTTGGATTTGTCCTACACATACGCCATTTTCACAGCAGCCTTCTGCCGGGAAATTCCTGGTCGGGTCTTTCAGCCATTGTAAAATCTGAAGCCTTGCTTTGTTGGATAATGCTTTGAATACTTCCACGTGTTCCATACTACAAAGGTATCGGAAAATAGCGATTTTATCATACTGTTGTATCAATTCAGCAAATAAGGAGAACTTTATATCAGATCAGTTTAAACCTTACCCCATGCATTATAGACTAGCAGTTACCCCAGTCGAAAACTTCCGGATCAGAGAGGTAATACCCCTAAAATATTGCCAGTTTGTAAAACGGTTTGCCAAACCCTATTTACATAAGTCCAATTATGTGAATATGCTCTACCAGGAGCGGAATATGGATGGATTCGCCCTGGTGAGGGTATTATTCTTTATTAAACAGCCCGTATTGGTAGTGGTGACAGAAGATTCACCGAGAACTGTCATTCAGGAGATCCTGAGCGGGCATATGGAGCTACTTTTCAAGGGACAGAAACCGCTGTTATTACAGCCGGGTGGATACGATATTTTTCAGCTTAGTACTGACGAGTATGCTCTTGTTATGCAGCCGGGCATTTGCGAGATGCTTCGGTTCGAATTTGAAGAGTCGGTTATGAAAACGGTCAGTAAAACAGCCACTGTTAAACAGTGGCTGGATAAGCTGAAGTCGGGAAAGTCAGCTTATTTTGGCCACAGGCCGGTAGATGAGAAATTGGAGGCCCTGCAGGGAGAGATGCAGTATTGCCGTGCATTTACGGATGAAGAGCAGGAGTGGTTTAATGATAAGCTGGATGAGGTGTTTGAAATGGTAACGGAGCAGGGGGTACTGAGGTAGCTACACCCTGGATAGTTTGTATGATACCTCTTTCTGAACAGCCTGTGCCTGGCATTCTTTGAATTTTACATCCATTCCTTTAATATTTGCAATTTTTCTGTGTGGATAAGTATGACCTTTGAGTTATCAAACTAAAACAAAGGAAATATGAAAACGCTCACAGGGAAAATTTCTGTGTGGATAAGTATGACCTTTGAGTTATTAAACTAAAACAAAGGAAATATGAAAACGCTCACAGGGAAAATAATTTTGGTAACAGGTGCGTCGAGGGGCATTGGTGCGGCCATCGCACAAAAACTGGCTGCTGAAGGTGCAACCGTAGTCGTTAACTATGCAGGCAATAAAGAAGCGGCAGATAAAACAGTAGCGGCGATAA
This window of the Chitinophaga sancti genome carries:
- a CDS encoding ArsR/SmtB family transcription factor, which translates into the protein MEHVEVFKALSNKARLQILQWLKDPTRNFPAEGCCENGVCVGQIQLKMGVTQSTASEYLSLLQRTGLLTVTRQGQWTYYKRNEDAIRELGKLILEDL
- a CDS encoding GH92 family glycosyl hydrolase translates to MQLNRLLLGMALFAAPFARGQSTNSNVNYVDPTIGSVGIILEPTRPAVHLPNSMVRVFPIRRDQLDDRIHTFPLTIASHRQESLFGMMPVSGDDYFAPRVWDRERTTPYYYSTFLDDADQVEFTPAARSGYFKFHFQGKEKHYLRFQPLNGKGTIEATAGKQVITGTEQFHDMAAYFYAELSTPVVGVQTLDKEGQKILLAEVPAETAIKYGVSFVSIEQAKINLQKEIPDWNFDALKDKAFKAWDKVLGQINVKGGTPAQKRVFYTSLYRSYERMININEYGKYYSAYDHKVHTSDKPFYADNWLWDTYIALEPLQTLLHPAAEADKISSYIQMYEQGGWMPSFALVTGDHACMTGNHAAAWMADAWFKGVHNFDVAKAYEGLKKNALEATLLPWRNGPGTELDAFYNKHGYMPSLKPGEKEWVSEVHGFERRQAVAVTLENSFDDWCIAQLAVPAGKKEDVPLFLKRAANYKNVFRADKGFMWPKDSAGNWIEPFDPKFSGGQGGRDYFTENNAYTYNWDVKHDLRGLFGLMGGRAAAEANLDRLFREGLGRSKYQLWYTFPDATGLVGQFVMGNEPSFHIPYLYNYLGAPWKTQKRIRMLLDTWYTDNLFGIPGDEDGGGMTAFVVFSMMGFCPVTPGIPQYNIGSPVFTQVTIQLENGKVFTINAPKSSGENKYIQSAKMDGKVLNQPWFTHQEVLKGGVLELEMGAAPNKQWGSGEQATPPSSIDYKSGE
- a CDS encoding family 78 glycoside hydrolase catalytic domain, with translation MQRILFCLLCCLPGFLSAQVNWSGSWITNTTDTTLSKAPFFRKVFHTGKPLQNAVAYVSGVGYHVLYVNGKPVTDAVLEQGYTRYDKRLLYNTYDITSLLANGDNVVAAELGNGWYNIQSHAVWEFHKAPWRNTPRMLINIVLTYKDGSRETIVTDRSWKCTTGPSQYNNLYTGEIYDARAELPGWNKPGYNDAGWQAALETNSPGGILVPQEMPGIKIIRRIKPVSVKQVDKDEYLFDMGQNFAGVVTLKVKGAAGTKVTLSYREVLKDGKIDLAHNTEHMRSWPGELPFQTDIYILKGGGMETFTPQFTYHGFQYVSVKTTAAIKLDKSSLEGLFYSTAFEEAGHFSSSDPMINKLYDAARQSYRSNFLSIPTDCPQREKNGWTADAHISAEIGLWNYKSASGYRKWLNDIRDAQAPNGAIPGIVPSNGWGSDSRDYTFGPAWGSALPIITWYLYVYEGDTAAIRENYDAIKKYTDLLTNGAENYIFKKGLGDWMSIVETPVPFTSTACYYTDAVLVSKMAGILGKNEDAAAYAALAEKISTAFNKEYYDPQTMQYGVTTATALSTTVYHKLVPAPALNKTVAQLAKKITDNHYHADFGVLGTKYVLPSLSDNGHVELAMKMLTDTGYAGWAHWIANGATTLFEDWPGQYTHNHIFFGDYCAWFYKTLAGIRPDETAPGFKHFFIQPSFVSQLTFAKADYQCRYGKIVSSWKRVGKQVILEMEVPPNTTATLRLEGKEDKLLQPGRHKLTI